In the Vibrio gigantis genome, one interval contains:
- a CDS encoding NfeD family protein, giving the protein MTFIIKYLFAFLLLFTSANVQADDVWVIEVNGGIGPATSDYLTREIEQAHDEQAKLIILKMNTPGGLDTSMRDIIRSITTSPIPIATWVGPAGSRAASAGTYILLASHIASMAPGTNLGAATPVSLGGGKGPSNPLSPQEDANKDDNATASEQSSPKEEKSEQVKATTAMEKKVVNDASAYIVSLAKLHNRNEEWAEKAVREAASLDSESALELNVIDFIASDLQQLVEMSNGRTITINGVSQKIQFSDVAFVEREQDWRFSLLSVITNPNVAYILMLIGIYGLLLEFYNPGVGLPGVLGGICLLLAMYSLQMLPVSYAGLALILLGIALMVAEAFSPSFGIFGLGGVAAFTLGSIMLMDTEVPGYQIALPLIIGISLFSVAFIVVTISMLVRVRNKPVTTGMEAVVGEIGKVVSGFPGSGRVLVEGEIWQAKCANELKAGQSIRVTKLTGLCLDVEALPDETPSKSG; this is encoded by the coding sequence ATGACTTTTATAATAAAGTACTTGTTCGCGTTTCTTCTGTTGTTCACCTCTGCGAATGTTCAGGCCGATGATGTCTGGGTGATAGAGGTGAATGGAGGTATAGGTCCAGCGACCAGTGATTACCTCACGAGAGAAATAGAACAAGCTCACGACGAGCAAGCCAAGCTCATCATATTAAAAATGAACACGCCTGGCGGGTTAGATACGTCGATGCGCGACATTATTCGATCCATCACCACCTCACCGATTCCGATAGCGACTTGGGTTGGTCCCGCAGGTTCACGGGCAGCAAGTGCAGGGACTTACATTTTGCTTGCTAGCCACATCGCTTCTATGGCTCCCGGAACCAATTTGGGCGCTGCAACTCCTGTGTCACTTGGCGGAGGTAAAGGCCCTTCTAATCCATTATCCCCACAAGAAGACGCCAATAAAGACGACAACGCCACAGCCAGTGAGCAAAGTTCACCTAAAGAAGAGAAGTCCGAGCAAGTAAAAGCCACCACTGCGATGGAGAAGAAGGTGGTCAACGATGCGTCCGCTTACATTGTTAGCTTGGCCAAATTGCACAACCGTAACGAAGAGTGGGCAGAAAAGGCGGTAAGAGAAGCGGCGAGTTTAGATTCAGAGAGTGCGCTTGAACTTAACGTAATTGATTTTATTGCCAGTGACCTTCAACAATTGGTGGAAATGAGCAACGGGCGCACCATTACAATCAACGGCGTCAGTCAGAAAATTCAATTTAGTGATGTGGCGTTTGTCGAACGAGAACAAGACTGGCGTTTCAGTTTGCTTTCAGTGATCACCAATCCAAATGTCGCTTACATTCTCATGCTCATTGGTATCTACGGCTTACTGCTTGAGTTCTATAACCCTGGAGTCGGCTTACCGGGCGTGTTGGGTGGCATCTGTCTGTTATTGGCGATGTACTCTTTGCAAATGCTGCCTGTGAGTTACGCAGGCCTTGCTTTAATCCTATTGGGGATTGCCTTGATGGTCGCAGAGGCGTTTAGCCCGAGCTTTGGTATTTTCGGTTTGGGCGGCGTTGCTGCATTTACATTGGGCTCAATCATGCTGATGGACACCGAAGTTCCGGGTTACCAAATCGCATTACCATTAATTATCGGAATCAGTTTGTTCTCTGTAGCGTTTATTGTCGTAACAATTTCAATGCTAGTCCGAGTCAGAAATAAGCCGGTGACCACCGGGATGGAAGCGGTGGTTGGCGAGATAGGTAAAGTTGTAAGCGGTTTCCCCGGTTCAGGGCGCGTGCTGGTTGAAGGTGAGATCTGGCAAGCTAAATGCGCCAATGAACTGAAAGCGGGGCAGAGTATCAGAGTAACCAAGTTAACTGGGCTTTGTTTGGATGTGGAAGCGCTGCCCGATGAGACACCATCGAAATCTGGTTAG
- the hisC gene encoding histidinol-phosphate transaminase: MTSFIDNLVPQAVKKLIPYQSARRIGGDGRVWLNANELESALFQGELSHNRYPDFLPQDIAKAYQAYCGTEAATIAVRGADEAIDLLIRTFCKPAQDNILICSPTYAMYEFCADALAIETLDSPLQGDFSLDVADIVNKAELANIIFLCSPNNPTGNVIPKSDLIQVLEGTQGQSLVVVDEAYIEFEPQTSAVSLIERYPHLVVIRTLSKAFGLAAVRCGFILASQNVMQYVAKLVPPYPMPDCSSQIVLEALSTERVAVMQEATSKLVELRNLFASELNQFDFVEQVYPSSTNFVLLRHKPEHELFSVLAKDGIVTRNQHHEPALRHCVRISIGSPESMAEVIASLTSYQIELENNQQNQQLQDKEPQFQLDKDHI, encoded by the coding sequence TTGACATCTTTTATTGATAACTTAGTGCCTCAGGCTGTAAAAAAATTAATACCTTATCAATCAGCAAGAAGAATTGGTGGTGATGGACGTGTCTGGTTAAACGCGAACGAATTGGAAAGCGCTCTGTTTCAAGGGGAACTCAGCCATAATCGTTACCCCGATTTTTTACCGCAAGACATTGCCAAGGCCTACCAAGCTTATTGTGGAACTGAAGCTGCAACCATTGCGGTGCGTGGTGCCGATGAAGCGATTGATTTACTGATCAGAACATTTTGCAAACCCGCTCAAGACAATATCCTTATCTGTTCACCAACGTATGCCATGTATGAGTTTTGCGCCGATGCACTAGCGATTGAAACGCTCGATTCTCCTTTGCAGGGAGATTTCAGCTTAGACGTCGCTGACATCGTGAATAAAGCTGAGTTGGCTAATATCATTTTCCTTTGTTCACCGAACAACCCAACCGGCAATGTGATTCCTAAATCGGACTTGATTCAGGTGCTTGAAGGGACTCAAGGTCAATCTTTGGTTGTGGTGGATGAGGCGTATATTGAGTTTGAACCTCAAACATCAGCCGTCAGCTTGATTGAACGCTACCCACATTTGGTTGTGATTCGCACCTTGTCTAAAGCATTTGGACTTGCAGCGGTTCGTTGTGGCTTTATCTTAGCGAGTCAAAATGTGATGCAGTACGTCGCTAAGCTCGTTCCGCCATACCCAATGCCGGATTGCTCGTCTCAGATAGTCTTAGAGGCCTTATCAACTGAGCGTGTTGCCGTGATGCAAGAAGCCACGTCGAAGCTGGTTGAATTACGAAACCTTTTTGCTTCTGAACTGAATCAGTTTGATTTCGTTGAACAGGTTTATCCGTCTTCTACCAACTTTGTCTTATTACGCCACAAGCCTGAACATGAATTGTTTAGTGTATTGGCGAAAGATGGCATTGTGACAAGGAACCAACACCATGAGCCTGCGTTACGTCACTGCGTTCGAATCAGTATTGGTAGCCCAGAAAGCATGGCGGAAGTGATAGCGTCACTTACAAGTTACCAAATCGAATTAGAAAACAACCAACAAAACCAACAGCTTCAAGATAAAGAACCTCAATTTCAACTCGACAAAGATCATATCTAG
- a CDS encoding slipin family protein, whose amino-acid sequence MFIHTIGIVIVLVILLIASMFRVLREYERAVVFFLGRFYGVKGPGLIIIIPFIQQIVRVDLRTIVLDVPTQDLITRDNVSVKVNAVVYFRVLDPKMAINNVENYLEATSQLSQTTLRSVLGQHELDELLSEREELNRDLQAILDQHTDNWGIKIANVEIKHVDLDDSMVRALAKQAEAERSRRAKVIHATGELEASTKLSEAAEVLNKAPNAIQLRYMQTLTEVANERTSTIIFPMPIDLVEKITDPIKATLNESAIKKAMKVDD is encoded by the coding sequence ATGTTTATACACACTATAGGTATTGTCATCGTGCTCGTTATCTTATTGATAGCCAGTATGTTCAGAGTACTGCGCGAATATGAACGTGCAGTGGTGTTCTTCCTTGGGCGCTTTTACGGTGTGAAAGGGCCGGGGTTAATCATTATCATTCCTTTCATCCAACAAATCGTGCGAGTCGACCTACGAACCATCGTGCTAGATGTACCAACACAAGATTTGATCACTAGAGATAACGTGTCGGTGAAGGTCAATGCTGTGGTTTATTTTCGAGTGCTCGATCCGAAGATGGCTATCAATAATGTTGAGAATTATCTTGAGGCCACCAGCCAACTTTCGCAAACAACGCTGCGTTCAGTACTCGGTCAGCATGAGTTGGATGAGTTGTTGTCAGAGCGAGAAGAACTCAATCGAGACTTACAAGCGATACTGGATCAACACACCGATAACTGGGGCATCAAGATTGCCAATGTTGAGATCAAGCATGTTGATCTTGATGACAGCATGGTGCGAGCCCTTGCTAAACAAGCCGAGGCGGAACGTTCTCGTCGAGCCAAGGTGATACACGCGACCGGTGAGCTAGAAGCATCGACTAAGTTAAGTGAGGCAGCTGAAGTGCTGAACAAAGCACCTAATGCTATTCAGTTGCGATATATGCAGACGCTAACTGAGGTGGCTAACGAAAGAACCTCCACCATCATCTTCCCAATGCCAATCGATCTAGTGGAGAAGATAACCGACCCGATCAAAGCAACACTTAATGAGTCCGCGATTAAGAAAGCGATGAAAGTGGATGATTAG
- the trpA gene encoding tryptophan synthase subunit alpha, translating into MDRYQSLFTRLAEKNQGAFVPFVTVGDPNPEQSLKIMETLVEAGADALELGIPFSDPLADGPTIQGANIRALDSKVTPDVCFDLIGQIRAKYPELPIGLLMYANLVYARGIENFYERCANAGIDSVLIADVPTNESAEFVAAAEKFGVHPIFIAPPTASDETLKSVSELGGGYTYLLSRAGVTGAETKANMPVTALLDRLNKFDAPPALLGFGISAPEQVKEAIEAGAAGAISGSAVVKIIENNVEQPEAMLKALAEFVTPMKAATQK; encoded by the coding sequence ATGGATCGCTATCAATCACTATTCACTCGCTTAGCTGAAAAGAATCAAGGTGCATTTGTACCATTCGTAACGGTTGGCGATCCTAACCCTGAACAATCGCTTAAGATCATGGAAACTTTGGTTGAAGCGGGTGCAGATGCGCTTGAGCTTGGCATCCCATTCTCTGATCCACTGGCTGATGGCCCAACGATCCAAGGTGCGAACATTCGTGCGTTAGACTCAAAGGTAACACCTGATGTGTGTTTTGATCTTATTGGTCAAATCCGCGCCAAATATCCAGAGCTACCAATCGGCCTACTGATGTACGCGAACTTGGTGTACGCACGTGGTATCGAGAACTTCTACGAGCGTTGTGCGAATGCGGGGATCGACTCAGTATTGATTGCTGACGTACCGACTAACGAAAGTGCTGAGTTTGTTGCAGCTGCTGAGAAGTTTGGCGTTCACCCAATCTTTATTGCGCCACCAACAGCAAGTGATGAGACGCTTAAGTCAGTGTCTGAACTAGGTGGTGGCTATACTTACCTACTTTCTCGTGCTGGCGTAACGGGTGCAGAAACAAAAGCAAACATGCCTGTAACGGCACTGCTTGACCGTCTGAACAAGTTTGATGCGCCACCAGCACTGCTTGGTTTCGGTATTTCTGCTCCTGAGCAAGTAAAAGAAGCGATTGAAGCTGGCGCTGCCGGTGCTATCTCTGGCTCAGCGGTTGTGAAAATCATTGAAAACAACGTTGAACAACCAGAAGCAATGCTTAAAGCACTGGCTGAGTTTGTTACGCCAATGAAAGCGGCTACGCAGAAGTAA
- a CDS encoding dicarboxylate/amino acid:cation symporter, with amino-acid sequence MVHRTLVGSSGIFIFSSTEVMEVLKEKSLLSNIGVQVVIAMIIGTVVGAMMGDSATMFAPLGAIFINLIKMLVIPLVAVALISGAAGLGNSSSAGKVGVTTLGYFALTSALAVALALVMGEVFEPGRGIDVSGVEGMFSSEYAAKGELPTFWATITGMIPTNVFQSLNEANILQILVFCLFFGIALSKQAKEKRDPIINGVNAIVDAMVWMINKVMIIAPLGVFGLMAEAVGTFGFGALMVVFKLFIVYIAAILIFGFVAYPLMIQIFTKTSAKKFLVAMKKPQAVALSTASSMATLPVTMETVEKELGVRNSTASFVLPLGATINMSGNAIYYGLVAIFFAQLFNIDLSMGAYVAIIVTSTLGAVGQAGVPGPSFLVVAVLLAAGIPIEGLPLLFALDRIFDMIRTALNITGDAACAVIVDSLIEDEAKEAELQKQQA; translated from the coding sequence ATGGTACATCGTACATTGGTAGGTAGTTCTGGGATTTTTATATTTAGTAGCACAGAGGTTATGGAAGTGTTAAAAGAAAAGAGTTTACTAAGCAACATCGGCGTTCAAGTCGTTATTGCAATGATCATCGGTACCGTAGTCGGCGCGATGATGGGTGACAGCGCAACTATGTTCGCTCCACTGGGTGCTATCTTCATCAACTTGATCAAGATGCTGGTTATCCCTCTAGTCGCGGTTGCCCTTATTTCAGGTGCTGCTGGTCTAGGTAATAGCTCATCGGCTGGTAAAGTCGGTGTAACAACACTGGGTTACTTCGCACTAACGTCTGCACTTGCTGTAGCACTAGCGCTTGTAATGGGTGAAGTATTCGAACCGGGTCGTGGTATCGATGTTTCTGGCGTAGAAGGCATGTTCTCTTCTGAATACGCTGCGAAAGGCGAACTTCCAACGTTCTGGGCAACCATCACTGGCATGATCCCTACCAACGTTTTCCAATCATTGAATGAAGCAAACATTCTGCAAATCCTAGTTTTCTGCTTATTCTTTGGTATCGCGCTTTCTAAGCAAGCCAAAGAGAAACGTGACCCTATCATCAATGGCGTAAACGCGATTGTTGACGCTATGGTTTGGATGATCAACAAGGTTATGATCATTGCACCACTTGGCGTATTCGGCCTAATGGCAGAAGCAGTAGGTACGTTCGGTTTCGGCGCACTAATGGTTGTGTTCAAACTGTTCATCGTTTACATCGCTGCGATCCTGATCTTCGGCTTTGTTGCTTACCCGCTGATGATTCAAATCTTCACTAAGACTTCAGCTAAAAAGTTCCTAGTAGCAATGAAGAAGCCTCAAGCGGTTGCACTATCAACTGCTTCATCAATGGCAACACTACCAGTAACAATGGAAACTGTAGAGAAAGAGCTTGGTGTTCGTAACTCTACGGCTTCGTTCGTTCTGCCTCTTGGCGCGACGATCAACATGTCTGGTAACGCGATCTACTACGGCCTAGTGGCTATCTTCTTCGCACAGCTATTCAACATCGACCTATCTATGGGGGCTTACGTTGCTATCATCGTAACGTCTACGCTAGGTGCAGTTGGTCAAGCTGGTGTTCCAGGTCCTTCTTTCCTAGTGGTTGCAGTTCTTCTAGCGGCTGGCATCCCTATCGAAGGTCTACCTCTGTTGTTCGCTCTAGACCGTATCTTCGACATGATCCGTACTGCTCTGAACATCACCGGTGATGCAGCATGTGCAGTAATCGTTGATTCTCTAATCGAAGACGAAGCAAAAGAAGCTGAGCTGCAAAAACAGCAAGCTTAA
- a CDS encoding ABC transporter substrate-binding protein → MKKIILGLACAAALLGTTVQAKEIRLASDFTYPPFNYKNSDGVPVGFDIEIADALCEQAKLDCTWVSQSWDSLIPSLLARKSDVIMASMRITEERKRKILFTDKYYQTPAVFVAAKSTEFAIDESGLAGKTIGVQQGTIHDRYVTDKFGSVANIKRYTGQDEVYLDLQNGRLDLTFGNSDQLSLAFLDKKEGEGFEFKGKAVTDKAYIGEGTALALRKQDSKLAKQFNTAIEEIRANGTYDKIASKYFTFDIYGSDL, encoded by the coding sequence ATGAAAAAGATAATACTAGGACTTGCTTGTGCGGCCGCTTTACTTGGTACAACGGTACAGGCGAAAGAAATCCGTTTGGCGTCAGACTTTACCTATCCGCCATTCAACTACAAAAATAGTGATGGTGTGCCTGTCGGGTTTGATATTGAGATAGCTGACGCTCTATGTGAGCAAGCCAAACTAGATTGTACTTGGGTATCACAAAGCTGGGATTCGTTGATTCCAAGCCTATTGGCAAGAAAGTCAGATGTGATTATGGCTTCTATGCGTATTACCGAAGAGCGTAAGCGCAAAATCTTGTTCACTGATAAGTACTACCAAACACCAGCTGTGTTTGTGGCAGCTAAGAGCACAGAGTTTGCAATTGATGAATCGGGTTTAGCAGGTAAAACCATAGGTGTACAACAAGGCACGATTCACGATCGCTACGTAACGGATAAGTTTGGCAGTGTTGCCAACATTAAGCGTTACACTGGGCAAGATGAAGTGTATTTGGATCTGCAGAATGGCCGCTTAGATCTCACCTTCGGCAATTCCGATCAACTGTCGCTCGCTTTCTTAGATAAGAAAGAAGGAGAGGGCTTTGAATTCAAAGGTAAAGCGGTAACCGACAAAGCCTACATTGGCGAAGGCACGGCTTTAGCCCTAAGAAAACAGGATTCAAAACTGGCAAAACAGTTCAATACCGCCATCGAAGAGATCAGAGCGAACGGTACTTACGACAAGATTGCTTCTAAGTACTTCACGTTTGATATTTATGGTAGTGATTTGTAG
- a CDS encoding TetR/AcrR family transcriptional regulator: MPNEKRDEILSAAEKLFTSQPYNKVSIRSIAKSASVSPALILYYFNNKEQLFDQLIEEHASRFQDQFFKYQRVEGIQLQQLISELIEFWESAPNIFLLFTLGGSSFNHENVLRLKESKFGFIYNKTLEHLLYLVDGCNESNFHYYHMLVNSLVSQPYLVNRQQKYNSGSSTFNLMHYQQVIASLFKEENSYAC, encoded by the coding sequence ATGCCAAATGAGAAAAGAGATGAAATATTAAGCGCAGCAGAAAAACTATTTACTTCTCAGCCTTATAATAAAGTGTCAATTCGCTCCATCGCTAAATCAGCTAGCGTAAGTCCGGCATTAATTCTTTATTACTTTAATAACAAAGAGCAACTTTTTGATCAACTTATAGAGGAGCATGCTAGTCGTTTTCAAGATCAGTTCTTCAAGTATCAACGAGTTGAGGGAATACAGTTGCAACAGCTGATTTCTGAACTGATTGAGTTCTGGGAGAGCGCACCTAATATATTTTTATTATTTACGCTTGGTGGCAGTTCGTTTAATCACGAAAACGTACTCAGGTTGAAAGAATCAAAGTTCGGCTTCATCTATAACAAAACTCTTGAACACCTCCTTTATTTGGTAGATGGCTGTAACGAATCCAATTTCCACTATTATCACATGCTGGTGAACTCACTGGTTTCTCAGCCTTACTTAGTTAACAGGCAGCAGAAGTACAATTCTGGTAGTTCTACGTTTAATTTGATGCATTATCAGCAAGTGATTGCGAGCTTGTTTAAAGAGGAGAATAGCTACGCATGCTAG
- the trpB gene encoding tryptophan synthase subunit beta yields the protein MAKLDAYFGEYGGQYVPQILVPALDQLEQAFIDAQADPEFRSEFMTLLQEYAGRPTALTLTRNLTKGTKTKLYLKREDLLHGGAHKTNQVLGQALLAKRMGKQEIIAETGAGQHGVATALACALLGLKCRVYMGAKDVERQSPNVFRMKLMGAEVIPVHSGSSTLKDACNEALRDWSATYEDAHYLLGTAAGPHPFPTIVRDFQRMIGEETKNQILAREGRLPDAVIACVGGGSNAIGMFADFIEEETVRLIGVEPAGKGIDTDQHGAPLKHGKTGIFFGMKAPLMQDENGQVEESYSVSAGLDFPSVGPQHAHLNAIGRAEYENVTDDEALEAFQSIARNEGILAALESSHALAHAIKMAHDEPEKEQLLVVNLSGRGDKDIFSVHDILKEKGVL from the coding sequence ATGGCTAAACTCGATGCCTACTTCGGTGAATACGGTGGTCAATACGTACCGCAGATCCTAGTGCCAGCACTAGACCAACTTGAACAAGCATTTATCGATGCACAAGCCGATCCTGAGTTCCGCAGTGAATTCATGACGCTTCTTCAAGAGTACGCGGGTCGTCCAACGGCACTAACGCTAACTCGCAACCTAACTAAAGGAACAAAAACTAAACTGTACCTTAAGCGTGAAGACCTACTTCACGGTGGCGCGCACAAGACGAACCAAGTACTGGGTCAGGCGCTACTTGCTAAACGTATGGGTAAGCAAGAAATCATCGCTGAAACAGGCGCTGGTCAACACGGTGTTGCGACGGCTCTAGCGTGTGCTCTATTGGGCCTTAAGTGTCGCGTTTACATGGGTGCGAAAGACGTTGAACGTCAAAGCCCGAACGTGTTCCGTATGAAGCTAATGGGCGCAGAGGTTATCCCTGTTCATTCTGGTTCTTCTACGCTAAAAGACGCGTGTAACGAAGCGCTTCGTGACTGGTCTGCAACTTATGAAGATGCGCACTACCTACTAGGTACGGCTGCGGGTCCTCACCCATTCCCAACGATTGTTCGTGACTTCCAACGCATGATCGGTGAAGAAACCAAGAACCAAATTCTAGCTCGCGAAGGTCGCCTTCCTGATGCCGTTATCGCTTGTGTTGGCGGCGGTTCAAACGCTATCGGCATGTTCGCTGATTTCATCGAAGAAGAAACGGTTCGCCTAATCGGTGTTGAGCCAGCGGGTAAAGGTATTGATACCGACCAACACGGCGCGCCGCTTAAGCACGGTAAAACGGGTATATTCTTTGGTATGAAAGCACCACTGATGCAAGATGAGAACGGCCAAGTAGAAGAGTCTTACTCTGTATCTGCGGGTCTAGATTTCCCATCAGTGGGTCCTCAACACGCTCACCTGAACGCAATTGGCCGTGCTGAATACGAAAACGTAACCGATGACGAAGCGCTAGAAGCGTTCCAATCTATCGCACGTAACGAAGGTATCCTCGCAGCGCTAGAGTCATCTCATGCTTTAGCTCATGCAATCAAAATGGCTCACGACGAACCAGAAAAAGAACAACTATTAGTTGTTAACTTGTCTGGCCGTGGTGACAAAGACATTTTCTCTGTACACGACATCCTTAAAGAGAAAGGAGTATTATAA
- a CDS encoding phosphate ABC transporter substrate-binding protein, whose amino-acid sequence MLKKTLVVAALLSSMNAFAGLVVIGNPSMGELDASTVKKLYLGKAKSLQIEAVDLEDGNPAKETFHQAITQKTEAQLQAYWAKRVFTGKGQPPKAVAQESLAKDMVASSSNTIAYIDESLVDSSVKVILKL is encoded by the coding sequence ATGTTGAAAAAAACACTTGTAGTCGCTGCTCTTCTTAGCAGCATGAATGCATTCGCTGGGCTGGTTGTCATTGGTAACCCTTCAATGGGTGAACTCGATGCTTCAACGGTTAAGAAGCTGTACTTAGGTAAGGCGAAGTCTCTGCAAATTGAAGCGGTTGATCTAGAAGATGGAAATCCTGCGAAAGAGACCTTCCACCAGGCGATAACCCAAAAAACAGAAGCACAACTCCAAGCCTATTGGGCCAAGCGAGTATTTACTGGTAAAGGTCAGCCTCCTAAGGCTGTTGCTCAAGAGAGCTTAGCGAAGGATATGGTTGCCAGCTCTTCAAATACCATCGCTTATATCGATGAATCTTTGGTTGATAGCTCAGTGAAAGTGATTCTAAAGCTTTAA
- a CDS encoding methyl-accepting chemotaxis protein, whose translation MLLSRYINIKVQFVVLLSIISLSLAAIITINVFIHRDNSQRLTQLELSYYPALEHATKIHSLLPNVKQQFEAAVIMEDEQALDYARQISSELQVEAGKGATVLPSQAQAFNKLALKLKKYTDSAYALSTDFINLNDSFDKLTSRANRLSTEYDSLVTLSEQLRLSVSRKVVDTIFHSENAADEAAQQSIWLGIFFVLAVFAVGYAIFKSVISSILLVTEKMQAIATGDGDLTVRIDYSGKDEIATLVQSVNQFIEKLQGIIASTLSIGQELEVVSDKIRSESNQTLALNSSQRDHIEDVTDAVNNIIGLIEQVVGFASHADSQAQKANASAQTGTQVVLKTSQEIEELATNIRDTAGKLKELDQNASNVGSILSTIQSVAEQTNLLALNAAIEAARAGEHGRGFAVVSDEVRVLANNTQQSATEINALLGELKSGSNAAVGAMDQGLASSSQAVGDAQNAGDCLLEISGQVEEITDLNRQIASTTEHQARASKQIHTHMDDFRKCSHQVSESTDQLEALSHQLSGIVTELSKSTSQFKV comes from the coding sequence ATGCTCCTGTCACGTTACATCAATATAAAAGTACAATTCGTTGTTCTTTTATCCATTATTTCGCTCAGCTTAGCAGCAATAATTACGATCAATGTATTTATTCACCGTGATAATAGCCAGCGACTAACGCAATTAGAATTAAGTTATTACCCTGCATTAGAGCACGCAACTAAAATTCATTCTCTTTTACCCAATGTGAAGCAACAGTTTGAAGCTGCTGTGATCATGGAAGATGAACAAGCTCTCGATTACGCACGTCAAATCTCCTCTGAGTTGCAAGTTGAAGCGGGCAAAGGCGCAACGGTTCTGCCTTCACAAGCACAGGCCTTCAACAAATTGGCACTCAAGCTAAAAAAGTACACCGACTCCGCATACGCGTTAAGTACAGACTTCATTAACCTCAATGACTCGTTCGATAAACTGACCTCAAGAGCCAACCGACTTAGCACCGAATATGATTCATTAGTTACGTTAAGTGAACAACTACGCTTATCGGTTAGCCGGAAGGTTGTGGATACCATTTTTCACTCTGAAAACGCCGCAGACGAGGCGGCTCAGCAGTCGATTTGGCTGGGTATATTCTTTGTGTTGGCTGTATTTGCGGTGGGCTATGCGATCTTCAAATCGGTGATCAGTTCGATTCTATTAGTGACAGAAAAAATGCAGGCGATTGCGACGGGCGACGGTGATCTTACTGTGCGTATTGATTACTCAGGCAAAGATGAGATCGCGACGCTGGTACAAAGCGTCAACCAGTTTATAGAGAAGCTTCAGGGCATTATCGCGAGCACATTGAGCATCGGACAAGAACTTGAGGTTGTCAGTGACAAGATCCGTAGTGAGTCGAACCAAACCTTAGCGCTGAATAGCAGTCAACGTGACCACATCGAAGATGTTACAGATGCGGTTAATAATATCATTGGTTTGATTGAACAAGTCGTTGGCTTTGCGTCACATGCTGACTCTCAAGCACAGAAGGCCAATGCCAGTGCACAAACTGGAACCCAAGTGGTTCTGAAAACAAGCCAAGAGATTGAAGAGCTTGCCACCAATATTCGCGATACGGCAGGTAAGTTAAAAGAGCTCGATCAGAATGCCAGCAATGTGGGCTCAATTCTTAGCACGATTCAAAGCGTCGCTGAGCAAACCAACTTACTTGCTTTAAATGCAGCGATTGAAGCGGCGAGAGCAGGCGAACACGGACGCGGCTTTGCTGTTGTGTCTGACGAAGTACGTGTGCTTGCGAACAATACTCAACAATCGGCAACTGAAATAAACGCTCTACTCGGTGAGCTTAAGTCGGGTTCAAATGCGGCAGTCGGTGCGATGGACCAAGGGTTAGCGAGCTCGTCTCAAGCGGTGGGAGATGCGCAAAATGCTGGCGATTGCTTACTAGAAATCAGTGGTCAGGTTGAAGAGATTACTGATCTCAACCGACAGATAGCGAGCACCACTGAACACCAAGCTCGTGCCTCGAAACAGATTCATACCCATATGGATGACTTTAGAAAGTGCTCTCACCAAGTGTCTGAGTCTACCGATCAGCTAGAAGCGCTTAGTCACCAATTGAGTGGCATCGTTACTGAGCTGAGTAAGTCAACATCACAATTCAAAGTATAA